In one Nicotiana sylvestris chromosome 8, ASM39365v2, whole genome shotgun sequence genomic region, the following are encoded:
- the LOC104218875 gene encoding thioredoxin domain-containing protein 9 homolog, producing the protein MDRSMVQEIVEKQVLTVAKAVEEKLDDELHALERLDLDDLEVLRERRLKQMKKMAEKRSRWISLGHGEYSEIPTEKEFFSVVKASDRVVCHFYRDNWPCKVMDKHLSILAKQHIETRFVKIHAEKSPYLAEKLRIVVLPTLALVKHAKVEDYVVGFDELGHTDEFSTEELEERLAKAEVIIFEGESSKLKSKAPSKSVRQSANPDSSDSE; encoded by the exons ATGGATAGATCCATGGTGCAAGAG ATAGTGGAGAAGCAAGTGCTGACGGTAGCAAAGGCGGTAGAGGAGAAGCTGGACGACGAATTACATGCTCTAGAGCGGCTAGATCTTGATGATTTGGAGGTATTGAGAGAACGGAGGTTGAAGCAGATGAAGAAAATGGCGGAGAAAcggagccgttggatttctctcGGACACGGTGAATACTCTGAGATCCCTACTGAGAAGGAATTTTTCTCTGTTGTTAAGGCTAGTGACCGCGTTGTCTGCCATTTCTACCGTGACAATTGGCCTTGCAAG GTGATGGACAAGCATTTGAGCATACTGGCAAAACAGCATATAGAGACACGTTTTGTGAAAATCCATGCTGAGAAAAGTCCATACTTAGCTGAGAAACTCAGAATTGTTGTTCTTCCCACCCTTGCCCTCGTAAAGCATGCTAAAGTGGAGGATTACGTG GTTGGATTCGATGAGCTTGGTCACACAGATGAGTTTAGCACAGAGGAACTGGAAGAGAGGTTAGCTAAAGCTGAAGTTATCATTTTTGAGGGTGAATCATCGAAACTTAAATCCAAAGCTCCATCTAAGAGTGTCAGGCAGAGTGCAAATCCCGACTCATCTGATTCAGAGTAA